The Maridesulfovibrio salexigens DSM 2638 region CCGAAAAGAGGCAGGTAGGGCAGCAGTCTATCTTCCAGACCTGCAAAATCAAAGGCAAGGTCAAGGTAGATGATACCGTTGGTATCCAAGTCATGGAAAAGCATTTCCCCTTTTTCCTCGCAGACGATTTCCTTTCCTTCTTTGTCGAGGTCGGAAACTTTGAGTCGTGGGATAGTCGCCAATGCTTCAGGATCATCATGAGCTTCCTGTTCCTTCTGGAGCTCTTCGGCTTTGGCTACGATTGCTTTGTATTCGGTATCGTCCATATCCGCACGGGCAGAGGCGAGTTTGGCTTTTTCCCTTTCTTCCCGCTCTGGTCCGACTTTGCTGTCAGGAGTGAGAAGTACGGAAGTACGGTAATTGTTGTTCAGGAAAATCTCTTCGATAAGAGGTTCGAAAATCTTTTCGCCCTTTTCAATGCGTGCTTTGAGATCTGCCAGAGGCTGTTCATAGCGCACGTATTCAAGCGGATGTTCATCATAGAGCCACGAAGTCAGGGCGGTGATCATTACTGAAAGACCACGCGGATAGGAACCGGTGTTGTTCTCACGCAGGGAGAATTCAATAGTGTTCAGCGCTGCGTCAATGTCTTCGCGGGCAATACCTGTGGCTGCAAGGTCCTTAAGTGTTGAAAAGATCAGTTCTTCCACCTTGGGTGCGTCCTCAGCATTGATTCCTTTGAGGCCGGTGGAAAAGTAGAGCTGGCGCAGTTCGTTTTCCAGTCCTACTCCGGCCATGTCTTCTCCCAGCCCGGAATCATTAAGAGCTTTGCGCAGGGGGGAGGAGGGCAGGCCGATGAGGATCTGCTCCAGTACGCTTAGCTCAAGGTCGGACATGGAGTCGCGGTCACGGCCGATGCCAAAGTTGACGGTGAACATGGCTTTCTGGTTTCCGTCGTCAGAAGCAGCGTATTGTTTCTCAACTGCCACGGGCTTTTCAAAAGGAGCCTGTATCCCGATCTCGGATTTGGGGTCGATTTTTTCAAACTGGGAAAAATACTCGTCGAGCATTGCCAGCCGGTGCTGCGGATCATCATCACCGTAGAAAAATGCGTAGGCATTGGACGGGTGATAGTATTTTCCATGAAAGTCCATGAACTCATCAAAAGTCAGTTCAGGGATTACTTCCGGGTCACCGCCGGAATCCAGTCCGTAGGTGATGTCCGGAAAGAGTGAATTCTGTGTGGCTTCATAAAGAAGACTGTCCGGGGAGGAGTAGGCTCCTTTCATTTCATTGAATACAACCCCTTTGTAGCTCAGGGTGCCGTCTTCTTCGGGAACGTAATGCCAGCCTTCCTGCATGAGGGTGTTGGGGGTCAGGTTAGGAAAGAATACCGCATCAAGGTATACGCCTACAAGATTACGAAAATCCTGCTCATTGGGGCTGGCTACCGGATATACGGTTTTATCCGGGTAGGTCATGGCATTGAGGAAAGTTTGCAGGGAGCACTTTAAAAGCTCTACAAAGGGCTCTTTGACCGGATATTTTTTTGATCCGCAAAGTACGGAATGTTCGAGGATGTGCGGCAGTCCGGTGCTGTTTTCCGGGGGAGTACGGAAGCTTATGCCGAAAGTTTTGTTTTCATCATTATTAATAACGGACAGAACCCGTCCGCCGGTTTTCTCGTGTTCATAGATGACGGCCTCGCCGTTCAGTTCGTTCAGATATTCTCGTGATATTTCTTTGAAGCCATGTTCGTTGGTCATTTATATCTCCATATTTTTGATGATGACCGGAAATTACCTAAAAAAATTTTTCTTGGCAATGAACTAAACATTAATGGCAGCTTGTCCAGCCCTTGTAAAATCAAGCTTTTAAAAACTTAATGATAAAGATTATGATTATTGTTGACACTCAAAAAAGATTTTCATACTCTGCTTTCAACAGATGAGAAAAAAATGTTATCTAAATATTGATTTTGAATTTAAACACACAGGAGATAGAATATGAGCTGCACTGAAGTTTACGAAGAAGTCCTTTCATCCGCATCAATAGGCGAAACCGTTCCTGACTTTGTCATGGAAGCATATGATCCCGAAGATTGCGGGTTTACTGAAGTAAAATTTGAAGAAGTACGTAAAGCAGGTAAGTGGCTGGTACTGTTCTTTTACCCGGCTGACTTCACCTTTGTTTGTCCCACCGAGCTTGCTGACCTTGCGGACAAGCATGCTGAGCTGGAAAAACTTGGATGTGAAGTAGTTTCGGTTTCCACTGATACCAAGTTCACACATCTGGCTTGGAAGAATGACGAAAGACTGCTCCAGAATGTGAAGTACAAAATGGCAGCAGACCCCACCGGCGAAGTTTCCGACTTCTTCGGTGTATATGACCACAATACCGGTCTCGCACTGCGCGGAACATTTGTAATCAACCCCGACGGAATGCTGGTTTCTTCTGAAGTCAACTTCTACAATGTCGGCCGCAACGCAGAAGAACTGGTGCGTAAAATTGAAGCAAACGTATACCTCAAGGATCACCCGGAAGAAGCATGCCCCGCAAAGTGGACTCCCGGTGAAAAGACCCTGACTCCCAGTGAAAAGCTGGTAGGTAAGGTTTACGAAGAACTTAACGGCGAATAGATAGGGACTTTCCTAGTTGTCTCTTCTATAGAATAAGAAAGTTGACCAAAATTACAGTCTACCCTCGGTTAACATGATATAGACACACACCTCTCTCCTCATGACCACAGCTGTGCGCCCGGAATCCTCCATGTTCCGGGCGCACTTCTCTTTTGTTTGGGTGGAAAAGTTTGACCGCAACACTCAGGGAGTTTATCGTGAGATTCTGAGTAGAACTCTTTGAATAAACTTGAGGTAGATATGGTCTGGGACGGCTTTGATGCGGAAAAATTTGAGACATGGTTCAAAACCCCTGCCGGGCAGTTCGCCCTTGAGCAGGAGGTCGGACTTATGGATCACCTGATTTCCGGATGGCCACGCCGTAAAAGAAAGCTGCTGGAAGTGGGCTGCGGCACAGGGCTTTTTCTTGATCATTTGTATCGTTGCGGTTTTGATGTAAGCGGTGTGGATCATTCTCCGGTGATGCTTGAGGCTGCCCATAAGCGCTTGGGCAACCGGGCTTCTTTGTATCTGTGCAACGGTGAGCATCTGCCTTTTACAGATAATGAATTTGATTTCACTGTACTCTGGACCGTACTTGAGTTTTGCTCTGAACCAGAGGAGATGCTGCGAGAGGCCGCAAGGGTTTCCGCAGGGGGGATTCTAATCGGATTTCTAAACCGTCATTCAATATATTTTTTCACCCACGGCAGGATGTGGCCTTGGGCTTCCCCCTCAACCCTGCGTCAGGCCCATTGGTATTCGCCTTCCGAAATGCGCAGGGCGGTTAAGAAGACCAGCGGCTACAGTCCGATTATGACCCGTTCTGTCCTGCCCGGTCCCATGTGGAGTTGGAAAAACAGAACTCCGCTTAAACAGTTGAATGGAATTATCTACCCGCCATACTTCGGTGCTTTCACTGGATGCAGGGTCGACTTCCATAGCCGTAAGCCCATGAATCCGTTACATGCTTGGAAGAATATGCCTTCTGCTGTTACTTCCACCAAAAGGAAAACCCTGAAACCGGAATGCTTCCGGGATTCAAAGTAAATTTGCTAAGGAGATTTTCAGATGAAAAAAATGATTCCGCTGCTGATTGTTTGCATTCTATTTGTTGCTTCCGGTTGTGCCAATAAAGCTCAGTCCGGTGCCGGAATTGGGGCGCTGGCCGGGGCGACCATCGGTGCGCTTACCTTTAAAAATAAGGCTTCCGGTGCTGCCATCGGAGCGGGTATCGGTGCACTAATGGGTTATGTAGTAGGTAATGAGTGGGATAAAAAAGATGAGCAGCAGGTCTCAACTACTTTGGAAAACAACCATTCCGGTCAGACTTCCAGCTGGACCAACCCGGATACCGGAAAATCATATAGTGCCACACCTTCCCCGGCTTACGTGAATCAGGGTAAAATCTGTCGTGATGTTACAATTACGGAAGACGGAGGCGAGCAGATTCTGGCTAAGGCCTGCCGTGGCGATGACGGGGTCTGGCGTTTGAAGCAGTAGCTGATCTTTTCTAGAAATAACGGCCGCTATCCTGATCGGGACAGCGGCCGTTTTTTTGGGGGAGGGCTAATTATTAATTATGAAACCATCGCTTGAATTAATTTATCAAGCTCTTTGGTCATGTCGGCAATTTCATCAACCGATTGTGCTGCTTGGCGCATAGAGCTACTGGTTTCTTGCGAAATGCGGTCAACTTCTTCACTCGCTCTGGTGATTTGTTCCGCTGCAGCGGATTGTTCCTCGGATGCAGAAGCGATGGATTGCACCCGCACGGAGGAATCATCAGAGTAGTTTACGATTTCTTTAAGTACTTCCCCTGCCTTATCAGCTAGCTCCGTACTTGTGTTAACTGATTTTACCGCAGCTTCAGTGGATGAGATGTTATTGCGGCTTGAGGTCTGAATTGCGGTGACTGCATTGTTCACTTCTGTGGTTGCAGTCATTGTTTTTTCTGCAAGCTTACGAACTTCGTCGGCTACAACAGCAAATCCGCGTCCGGCTTCACCAGCACGGGCGGCTTCAATTGCGGCATTGAGTGCCAGCAGGTTGGTTTGGTCTGCAATATCACTGATGACTTCAATTATACTGCTGATTCCTTCTGCATGCTTACCCATTTCAATGGTGTCCGCGCGCAAACCTTCTGCCTGTTTTTGGATATCTCCAATGGCAACCACAACCTTACCTACTACTGCTGCGCCATCTTCGGCCTTTGTTCTGGCAAGGTTGGTGTTTTCAGCTGCTTCTGCCGCATTACGGGCAACTTCCACTACTGTAGCATTCATTTGTTCCATGGCGGTCGCAGTTTCAGCTGTTCGTTCACTTTGGATCGCTGCGCCCTGACTGGCTTCATCGACCTGCTGATTTAGTAATTCTGATGAAGACGCCAGTCTTTCGGAAATGGTGGAAGCCTGTTCGGCCAGAGCCTCAACTTTGCGCTGCATTCCGATTACTTCTGTCTGGTCGACAATGATTTCAAATACTCCGGTAAGTGATCCTTTGTTATCTGATATGGGAATACCGGTGTATGATACTGTGGTGTCGGAGGTTATTCTTGCTTTGTGGACAAGGTCGTCAGCGCTCAGGATTTTTTCGAAGTGGTTTCCATGAGTATTATTACTTAGCTGACCGATGCATTCCTTTCTATTATCTGCGGAGGGGATGAGTTCTGCAGATTGCGCAGCTTTGTTGCTGAACAAAACGGTTTGATCTTTGCCGATGCAGGTGATGGGATTAGCTATATCATCAAGATAATCAACAAGGGAGTCAGCAAGAGTATTGGCGTTGTTCATTATTCCGGCAAAGAAACCTGAGAGGGTGCTGTTGTCAGCCCTGAAGCGCAGATCTCCGAGTTTGATTTTTTCTACTGTTTCTTCGAGCTCCCTAGAAATTGAAGTCAGGCTGTCATTGATGCCCAGCATGGCAAGGCTGACTCCTTGGGCTTTTTCCCTGACAATTTCTTTGGCCGCATCAAGGTCTCCCGCAGCAATTCTGGTGGCAATGTGCTGAATTGCTTGGGGTTCTCCTCCAAGTTGAGACATAATGGAACGACCGATCAGTATGGTGACTACAATAGAAATAAAAATAGCGGCAACGATGATCGCAATCATTGTGTTTTGCCCTGAAGTGTAATCGGACTCAGCCTGACGGTATACTTTTTCGGCAACAACGAGCTGTACATCAATGAGTTTTGCAATAACCTCGGTCACTGGATCGATGACCGGGTAAAGTTCTTGCTGGATGTATCTGACAAGATCCTGTTCGTTATTTTTTTGTATTATTGAGCGCAGTTTGGCGATGGATTTATCTGCAAGTTCTAATTTAGGTTTAAGTTCTTTGATCAGTTTTTCTTCATCTGCAACCAACTCCGTACCCAAGAAGGCATCAAGTTCTTTTTTTATATTCTTTTGAGCTGTATCAATATTTTCCATTCCCTGATTCCAGCTCAAAGCATTGCTGCGGACTTTGTGCGATGTATCGACAATGTTGACAGCGTATTCGTCGGAAATGATTTTGAGCTGTTTAAGCGGAATAATGCGGTCAAGATAAACCGTTTTAAGTCCCAGATTGGACTCTGAGGTAAGTTTTAACCCCAAAGCTACAGATAATACCATCAGCAACACCAACACAGTGGCAAGAATGCCTATTCGGATGCTAATGCGCATATTACTGAGAATATTCATAATACCCCTCCAATTTGTGTGATTTATCAATAATCAATATTGATATTAGCACATATGATCATTGTAAGGGAGGAGTATTTAAAAATATTTAGTGAGGTGTGTAGTCACTGAAACGTCAGCAGCCAATGTGAGAAATAGGAGTGAGTACTGATTATAATAAATAGAATAGGTTGCACTCAGATTAAATGGAAGCTAAAGGAAGTGCTTGCTCCTATGTTGGAAAGAAGACCACTCCCTGGGGAAGTGGAAGAATGGAAGTGGCCTTCTTTTCAGCGGAATCCCGCCAACTATTTAACGATTAGCAATTGGACGTCGCAAACGTTAGTGTTGGTGGGGCCTGTTTTAAACAAGGCTCCTACCATTTGAAGGAAGTGGTAGGAGTCGTTGTTTTTTAAATATTCGGCAATGGAAAGTCCCTTTTCTCGTGATTTTTCCAGAACCGCAGAGTCGGCAAAGCCTCCGGCTGCGTCAGTTGGGCCGTCGTTGCCGTCAGTTGATGCGGCGAGGAAGTGTATGGACTCGCCGTTAAGCTCATCCTGTCCCAGTCGCATAAGAAATTGCAGGGCCATTTCCTGATTGCGGCCGCCCTTGCCGTTGCCTTTCAGGGTAACCACTGTTTCACCGCCTACGATTATGCAGGCCGGTTTCTTTTCTAGAAGTTCCCATTCACGCTCATCCTGAGCTATAGCCCAAAGCATGTCTGCTGCATCAGCTGCTTCTCCCTGTAGGCGGGAGGTCAGCATACGGACGTTGTATCCCAGTTCTTCAGCTTTATCGCGCGCACCTAGCAGGGCGATGCGGTTGGTACCGATTAGAATATTCTCTGCCCGGATTTCACTGAACTCATCCTTTTTTAATGTCTCAAGCAGTTTGCCTGTGTTGCCCAGCTCTAATGCTCTGACAACGTTGGCCGGGATTTTATCGCGCAGTTCGTAATTATCAACGATGGACATGGCATCGCAATAGGTGCTGCGGTCATAGCTGGTCAGGCCGGAGGCGATAGTGTCGAGATTGTCTCCGACAACATCAGAAAGAATGAAGTTCAAACTGCGTGCAGGGCGCAGGCAGCGCAAAAGCCGTCCGCCTTTGAGGGATGAAAGATGTTTGCGGATGCAGTTGATCTCGCTGATATCGGCACCGCAGGCCAGCAGAGCCTTGGTGGTATTCTGCTTGTCCTCAAGGGTTACTTCGATTTTCTCCCCGTCCACCTCAGCATGCATGGGGCTGGAGAGCAGGGCGGAACCGCCACCGGAAACAAGATTGATGACCAGAGTTTTGTCGGTGGTGGAGCAGGCCAGTTCTTCAATTTCACGAGCAGCACGGACACTGTTGTCGTCCGGTACCGGATGGGCCGCTTCAATGGTTTGGATGTATTTGAGCTCTTCGGTGTGTCCGTATTTTACGGAGATAAGGCCTGACTCAATGCGCGAGCCTAGAATTTTTTCAATGGCGAGGGCCATTTTGGCTGTAGCCTTACCTGCACCGATAACAACAATGCGCTCGAATTCCTGAAGATCAACAATCACATCACCTTCGTCCATAGCAACGGTCAGGATTTCGCCTTCAAGGGAAACCCTGTTGGTAATGATTTTATATGGATCAACGCGGTCCAGAGCTTCGGCAAATATCTGCCGGAGATGTTCCTGTTCGTTGGTCATCATAATTTGATCCTCAAGTTTGTTTTGCAAGGAAGGCAATGCGTGTCCCCGCCATATGCAACCTTGCCGCATGCATGGTTACAACACCTTCCGGCAGAGAATGCCCGCTAGCCGCGCATTGCCTATTTATTCAAACCGGCATCGCCCAGAGCTTTCAGGGCTTCACGTAAATGGGAAGCCATCAGCTGTGCGGCCAGTTCGCCATCTCGGTTCTTGATTGCGGCTAAAATTTCTTCGTGCTCTTTCAAGCTTTTGTTGGGTTGCCCCGGAATCTTTAGGGGAGCTTTCCAGCCTTCAATCATTGATTTGTAAAGTGCATCCATAATGGATGAGAGAACTTTGTTGCCCGTGGCCTTGCCGATTAAGCGGTGAAATTCCGCATCAACCATGATCGCGCGGGGCAGATCCTCTTCTTCAACGGTTTTCTTGAATTCTTCGTGGGTTTTCAAAAGTTCCTCGAAGTCTTCATCAGAAATTCGTTCCGAAGCCATGCGGGCCGTGCTGGGTTCCAGCAGAGAACGCACTTCGAAAAAGTGGCGTAGAGCTTCGTAATTGTCAGTCAGCCAAGTGGAAAGGGGGCTGAAAATATCCCCTTCGTAGCTTTTTACAAAAGCTCCGATTCCGGGCTGTGTTTCAATGAATCCCTTGATTTCCAGAATTCTGAGTGCTTCGCGGATAGACCCCCGGCCTACCTGTAGCTCCTTCATGAGCTGTCGCTCGGATGGAAGCGGTTCGCCTTCTGCAAAAGTCTTGTTCTGAATCAGTTCTTCCAGCTGTTTGGCTGCTGTTTCAGAAACTCTGACTTTCTTAATGGGTTTAAACATTTTTGCGCACATATAATGATTCTGGTCTCTTATGTGATTGAGACGGGATTCCTTTTTTCTGTTGGTCTGACATCTTACTGTCTACTGGTCCTACCAGTATAACTGAGAGCGAAAATAGTCAAGTGAAGCCTTGTTTCAAGGGTCATAATGACGGAAAATATATTTTTGGGTATTCCTTAAGATAGTTCAATGTGTTAGGTTATGGAATTATGAGGGGGTAAGTATTCACAGTGGGGAGTGTGATTTTTGGTGCTTTAGAGGAGAGTGTACTATGAATTGGAAGAATTTAAGATTAGCCTATAAATTTGTTATAGGCTTTGGGGCTGTATTGTTGTTGCTGGTTCTACTTGGGGGGTGGTCCATATCCGGAATCGGTACAATTGTGGGGAATGCAGAAGAGGTTATTGCGGGGAATAAACTCAGGGGAGATTTTGTACAGAAAATTGTAGATCATCTGAACTGGGCCAATGAAGTGAATAGACTGCTGACAGATAAGGATGTTCACGAAATTGATGTTCAGGCAGATCCTCATAAATGCGGTTTCGGTAAATGGTATTACAGTGAAGACCGCAAGAAAGCGGAAAACTTGGTTCCTGAAATTAAGCCATTGTTGGCAAAGATCGAGTCTCATCACAATAAGTTGCATAAATCAGCTATTGCAATTGAAGAGAAGTATGAAAATGTCGATCCGGCTATGGGCAGCTTTTTGAGAGAAAAAAAAGTTGATCATCTTAATTGGATGGTTGCTGTCTTGAAGCAGCTCATGAATCCAGAGTCCAAATCCATAACTGTTCAGGCAGATCCCCATAAATGTGGATTGGGTAAATGGCTTTACTCATCAAGGGTTAAGGAGATGGGAAGAGAGCATCCTGAATTCGGGGCTCTTTTGGAAAAAGTCTATGAACCGCATACCAAGCTGCATGATACTGTAAAAACGCTTAATTCATATCTTGCCCGTGGGGATAGGGAAGGAGCACAGAAGTATTTCTCTGCCAATGTTGAAAAGTATGCCGCTGAAACTTTGGATAGGATTGAAGCCCTTATCCAGTGGCATGAAGGTGAAACAAAACTTCTTGCTGAGGCTACTGATATCTATGCAACAGTCACGGTCCCGGCACTTAAACAGATTCAGTCCATATTGACGGAAGTACGCAAGACGGTAGCCGATAATATTATGAGCGATCAGCAAATGCTTGATGCCGCAGCCGCAACGAGACAAATCATCGTTGTTGTCAGCCTTGTAGCGGTAGTTATCGGTATCCTTATGGCATGGATTATTGCGAAGGGAATTTTAGGTCCTCTGAATAAGGGCTTGGATTTTGTCGCTGATGTAAGCGAAGGCGACCTTTCCGCAGATGTGAACCTTGATCGCAAGGATGAACTCGGTAAGCTCGCAGATGGAATGCGTAATATGGTTCATAGGCTGCGGAGTGTTGTCGCTGAGGTAAATAGTGCTTCCGACAGTGTTGCTAGCGGTAGTGAGGAGCTTTCTGCTTCTGCTGAAAGTCTTTCACAGGGAGCCACAGAACAGGCTGCCTCTATTGAAGAGGTTTCATCATCAATGGAAGAGATGGCAGCCAATATTAAGCAGAACGCTGATAATGCTGTCCAGACCGAAGGGGTTGCAGATAAGTCTCAGGTTCAGGCATCCCAGAGTGCTGAAGCTGTAAGTGAAGCGGTGCAGGCGATGAAAAGCATCGCTGAGAAGATTATGATTATTGAAGAGATTGCCCGTCAAACCAATTTGCTGGCACTTAACGCTGCCATCGAAGCAGCCAGGGCAGGTGAGCACGGTAAAGGCTTTGCCGTAGTTGCCGCCGAAGTGCGCAAGCTTGCTGAACGCAGTGGTATCGCTGCTGCTGAAATCAGTGAACTCTCTTCATCCTCTGTCGTTGTGGCGGAAAAAGCAGGGGAGATGCTACAGGAATTGGTGCCCAGTATCAGCCGTACAGCGGAATTGGTGCAGGAAATTGCTGCAGCCAGCAATGAGCAGAATACCGGTG contains the following coding sequences:
- a CDS encoding insulinase family protein, coding for MTNEHGFKEISREYLNELNGEAVIYEHEKTGGRVLSVINNDENKTFGISFRTPPENSTGLPHILEHSVLCGSKKYPVKEPFVELLKCSLQTFLNAMTYPDKTVYPVASPNEQDFRNLVGVYLDAVFFPNLTPNTLMQEGWHYVPEEDGTLSYKGVVFNEMKGAYSSPDSLLYEATQNSLFPDITYGLDSGGDPEVIPELTFDEFMDFHGKYYHPSNAYAFFYGDDDPQHRLAMLDEYFSQFEKIDPKSEIGIQAPFEKPVAVEKQYAASDDGNQKAMFTVNFGIGRDRDSMSDLELSVLEQILIGLPSSPLRKALNDSGLGEDMAGVGLENELRQLYFSTGLKGINAEDAPKVEELIFSTLKDLAATGIAREDIDAALNTIEFSLRENNTGSYPRGLSVMITALTSWLYDEHPLEYVRYEQPLADLKARIEKGEKIFEPLIEEIFLNNNYRTSVLLTPDSKVGPEREEREKAKLASARADMDDTEYKAIVAKAEELQKEQEAHDDPEALATIPRLKVSDLDKEGKEIVCEEKGEMLFHDLDTNGIIYLDLAFDFAGLEDRLLPYLPLFGRALVQTGTKSTDFVTMTRRMAAKTGGISPTSIVNSKHGVDESYTRFVLRGKATAERSSDLLSIMGELLREASLDNKDRIRQLVLESKARKEQALVPSGHIMAATRMKARFNEAGYINELMNGISGLEFLRELADRVDNDFDSVVADLEAIRTAILNQANLLTNVTLDGSTFGNVESYITDMISTLPTGGKSIATRNRQAFSKAEGLCIPAQVNYVAKGANVYEHGYEYSGAAHVISRYLRTGYLWDKVRVQGGAYGSFSMFDRASGSLSFVSYRDPNLTRTLDTYDGVADYLNTLAVNSDELEKAILGGIGEIDNYMLPDAKGYTSMVRHLSGEDAAFRQDIRDQVLNCSEQDFRNFGAAAKSVADHGDIVVLGSKKAMEESGLELDLVDVL
- a CDS encoding peroxiredoxin, encoding MSCTEVYEEVLSSASIGETVPDFVMEAYDPEDCGFTEVKFEEVRKAGKWLVLFFYPADFTFVCPTELADLADKHAELEKLGCEVVSVSTDTKFTHLAWKNDERLLQNVKYKMAADPTGEVSDFFGVYDHNTGLALRGTFVINPDGMLVSSEVNFYNVGRNAEELVRKIEANVYLKDHPEEACPAKWTPGEKTLTPSEKLVGKVYEELNGE
- a CDS encoding class I SAM-dependent methyltransferase, translating into MNKLEVDMVWDGFDAEKFETWFKTPAGQFALEQEVGLMDHLISGWPRRKRKLLEVGCGTGLFLDHLYRCGFDVSGVDHSPVMLEAAHKRLGNRASLYLCNGEHLPFTDNEFDFTVLWTVLEFCSEPEEMLREAARVSAGGILIGFLNRHSIYFFTHGRMWPWASPSTLRQAHWYSPSEMRRAVKKTSGYSPIMTRSVLPGPMWSWKNRTPLKQLNGIIYPPYFGAFTGCRVDFHSRKPMNPLHAWKNMPSAVTSTKRKTLKPECFRDSK
- a CDS encoding glycine zipper domain-containing protein, which produces MKKMIPLLIVCILFVASGCANKAQSGAGIGALAGATIGALTFKNKASGAAIGAGIGALMGYVVGNEWDKKDEQQVSTTLENNHSGQTSSWTNPDTGKSYSATPSPAYVNQGKICRDVTITEDGGEQILAKACRGDDGVWRLKQ
- a CDS encoding HAMP domain-containing methyl-accepting chemotaxis protein, whose protein sequence is MNILSNMRISIRIGILATVLVLLMVLSVALGLKLTSESNLGLKTVYLDRIIPLKQLKIISDEYAVNIVDTSHKVRSNALSWNQGMENIDTAQKNIKKELDAFLGTELVADEEKLIKELKPKLELADKSIAKLRSIIQKNNEQDLVRYIQQELYPVIDPVTEVIAKLIDVQLVVAEKVYRQAESDYTSGQNTMIAIIVAAIFISIVVTILIGRSIMSQLGGEPQAIQHIATRIAAGDLDAAKEIVREKAQGVSLAMLGINDSLTSISRELEETVEKIKLGDLRFRADNSTLSGFFAGIMNNANTLADSLVDYLDDIANPITCIGKDQTVLFSNKAAQSAELIPSADNRKECIGQLSNNTHGNHFEKILSADDLVHKARITSDTTVSYTGIPISDNKGSLTGVFEIIVDQTEVIGMQRKVEALAEQASTISERLASSSELLNQQVDEASQGAAIQSERTAETATAMEQMNATVVEVARNAAEAAENTNLARTKAEDGAAVVGKVVVAIGDIQKQAEGLRADTIEMGKHAEGISSIIEVISDIADQTNLLALNAAIEAARAGEAGRGFAVVADEVRKLAEKTMTATTEVNNAVTAIQTSSRNNISSTEAAVKSVNTSTELADKAGEVLKEIVNYSDDSSVRVQSIASASEEQSAAAEQITRASEEVDRISQETSSSMRQAAQSVDEIADMTKELDKLIQAMVS
- a CDS encoding glycerate kinase type-2 family protein codes for the protein MMTNEQEHLRQIFAEALDRVDPYKIITNRVSLEGEILTVAMDEGDVIVDLQEFERIVVIGAGKATAKMALAIEKILGSRIESGLISVKYGHTEELKYIQTIEAAHPVPDDNSVRAAREIEELACSTTDKTLVINLVSGGGSALLSSPMHAEVDGEKIEVTLEDKQNTTKALLACGADISEINCIRKHLSSLKGGRLLRCLRPARSLNFILSDVVGDNLDTIASGLTSYDRSTYCDAMSIVDNYELRDKIPANVVRALELGNTGKLLETLKKDEFSEIRAENILIGTNRIALLGARDKAEELGYNVRMLTSRLQGEAADAADMLWAIAQDEREWELLEKKPACIIVGGETVVTLKGNGKGGRNQEMALQFLMRLGQDELNGESIHFLAASTDGNDGPTDAAGGFADSAVLEKSREKGLSIAEYLKNNDSYHFLQMVGALFKTGPTNTNVCDVQLLIVK
- a CDS encoding FadR/GntR family transcriptional regulator, which encodes MFKPIKKVRVSETAAKQLEELIQNKTFAEGEPLPSERQLMKELQVGRGSIREALRILEIKGFIETQPGIGAFVKSYEGDIFSPLSTWLTDNYEALRHFFEVRSLLEPSTARMASERISDEDFEELLKTHEEFKKTVEEEDLPRAIMVDAEFHRLIGKATGNKVLSSIMDALYKSMIEGWKAPLKIPGQPNKSLKEHEEILAAIKNRDGELAAQLMASHLREALKALGDAGLNK
- a CDS encoding methyl-accepting chemotaxis protein, encoding MNWKNLRLAYKFVIGFGAVLLLLVLLGGWSISGIGTIVGNAEEVIAGNKLRGDFVQKIVDHLNWANEVNRLLTDKDVHEIDVQADPHKCGFGKWYYSEDRKKAENLVPEIKPLLAKIESHHNKLHKSAIAIEEKYENVDPAMGSFLREKKVDHLNWMVAVLKQLMNPESKSITVQADPHKCGLGKWLYSSRVKEMGREHPEFGALLEKVYEPHTKLHDTVKTLNSYLARGDREGAQKYFSANVEKYAAETLDRIEALIQWHEGETKLLAEATDIYATVTVPALKQIQSILTEVRKTVADNIMSDQQMLDAAAATRQIIVVVSLVAVVIGILMAWIIAKGILGPLNKGLDFVADVSEGDLSADVNLDRKDELGKLADGMRNMVHRLRSVVAEVNSASDSVASGSEELSASAESLSQGATEQAASIEEVSSSMEEMAANIKQNADNAVQTEGVADKSQVQASQSAEAVSEAVQAMKSIAEKIMIIEEIARQTNLLALNAAIEAARAGEHGKGFAVVAAEVRKLAERSGIAAAEISELSSSSVVVAEKAGEMLQELVPSISRTAELVQEIAAASNEQNTGVGQINKAIQQLDTVIQQNASASEEMASTSEELSRQGQLLQQAMSFFKLSGGPAPMLPAGSSSPEDDGFDRF